The following proteins are encoded in a genomic region of Flammeovirga pectinis:
- the lptE gene encoding LPS assembly lipoprotein LptE, whose amino-acid sequence MNNINSWVTKLIVLPLLLLSACTGVRFTFSGVNIDPNIKTFSVEPYTNEASDGPSTMAFTFTDELTQYILRNTSLTAAPQGLKGDIEFSGAVTGYRVTPISPGGGEQQQTEQQRLTITVKTNFINNFDDEKSFDKGFSFFYDFPGSQNVQDVESQAIEVIFDQIITDTFQEALADW is encoded by the coding sequence ATGAATAATATTAATAGTTGGGTAACAAAACTTATTGTGTTACCTCTACTTCTACTTTCAGCCTGTACAGGAGTACGTTTTACATTTTCGGGTGTTAATATTGACCCTAATATTAAAACATTTTCTGTAGAGCCCTATACAAATGAAGCTTCAGATGGTCCATCAACAATGGCTTTTACATTTACAGATGAACTTACGCAGTACATTCTTAGAAATACAAGTTTAACTGCCGCACCTCAAGGTTTAAAAGGTGACATTGAATTTAGTGGAGCTGTTACTGGCTATAGAGTCACTCCAATTTCTCCTGGCGGAGGTGAACAACAACAAACAGAACAACAGCGTCTTACAATCACAGTAAAAACGAACTTTATAAATAATTTTGATGATGAGAAAAGTTTTGACAAAGGTTTTTCATTTTTCTATGATTTCCCAGGTAGTCAAAATGTTCAAGATGTGGAATCTCAAGCAATTGAAGTTATCTTTGATCAAATAATAACTGACACATTCCAAGAAGCTTTAGCTGATTGGTAA
- the secG gene encoding preprotein translocase subunit SecG: protein MYFFIILIIIIAVLLILVVLAQDSKGGGLTGDMGAASSSMMGARRASSWIENATWILIISLAVLSIGVNVFIPNDKAANVQTSSSIESAQEMPAPTTLPAQETPAETAPAPADAE from the coding sequence ATGTACTTTTTTATAATCCTGATTATTATAATCGCTGTTCTACTAATTTTAGTAGTATTGGCTCAGGATTCAAAAGGTGGTGGTCTTACAGGTGACATGGGCGCTGCAAGTAGTTCAATGATGGGTGCAAGAAGAGCATCTTCATGGATTGAAAACGCGACATGGATCTTGATTATTTCATTAGCCGTACTTTCAATTGGAGTAAACGTTTTTATTCCTAATGACAAGGCTGCTAATGTTCAAACTTCTTCGAGTATCGAAAGTGCTCAAGAAATGCCTGCCCCTACAACTCTACCAGCACAAGAAACTCCAGCAGAAACTGCTCCGGCACCTGCTGATGCTGAATAG
- the lpdA gene encoding dihydrolipoyl dehydrogenase: protein MTYDLTVIGSGPGGYIAAIRASQLGMKVALIEKYSTLGGTCLNVGCIPSKALLDSSELYHQAIHRFADHGLEVETPKIDFGKMIGRKGEVVKQTTDGIAFLMKKNKIDVLEGFGSFVDKNTIKIEGKESKIINSKKVIIATGSKPVMLPFIEFDKKRVITSTEALELKEIPKHLIVIGGGVIGLELGSVYARLGAEVTVVEYADALIPTMDVSLGKEMQKVLKKEGFKFNLKTKVESVKVEGEEVVVKATDKKGKEIEIKGDYCLVSIGRRPYTDKLNFEAIGGKMDERGRIDVNDHLETSVEGVYAIGDVVKGAMLAHKAEEEGVYVAEHMNGQKPHINYKLIPGVVYTWPEVASVGYTEQELKESKRAYKAGSFPFRASGRARASMDIDGLVKVLADKETDEILGMHIIGPRAADMISEGVVAMEFRASAEDISRMSHAHPTYSEAIKEACLAATDDRALNM, encoded by the coding sequence ATGACTTACGATTTAACAGTAATTGGTTCAGGTCCTGGTGGATATATAGCAGCAATTCGTGCTTCTCAACTTGGAATGAAAGTAGCCTTAATCGAAAAATATTCAACACTAGGTGGTACATGTTTAAATGTTGGATGTATTCCTTCAAAAGCATTACTTGATTCTTCGGAATTATACCATCAAGCAATACACCGTTTTGCAGATCATGGTTTAGAGGTAGAAACTCCTAAGATTGATTTTGGTAAAATGATTGGTAGAAAAGGCGAGGTAGTTAAGCAGACTACAGATGGTATTGCCTTTTTAATGAAAAAAAATAAAATTGACGTTCTTGAAGGTTTTGGTTCTTTTGTAGATAAAAATACAATCAAAATTGAAGGAAAAGAATCAAAAATTATTAATTCTAAAAAAGTAATAATTGCTACAGGTTCTAAGCCAGTAATGTTGCCTTTTATAGAGTTTGATAAGAAAAGAGTTATTACTTCTACTGAAGCTTTAGAACTTAAAGAAATTCCTAAACATCTTATCGTAATTGGTGGCGGTGTAATTGGGTTAGAATTAGGTTCTGTATATGCTCGTTTAGGCGCTGAAGTTACAGTAGTAGAATACGCAGATGCTTTAATTCCTACAATGGATGTTTCTTTAGGAAAAGAAATGCAGAAAGTACTTAAGAAAGAAGGTTTTAAGTTTAACTTAAAAACTAAAGTAGAATCTGTTAAAGTTGAAGGCGAAGAAGTTGTTGTAAAAGCAACGGATAAAAAAGGAAAAGAAATTGAAATTAAAGGGGATTACTGTTTAGTTTCAATTGGTCGTCGTCCATATACTGATAAGCTTAATTTTGAAGCTATTGGTGGTAAAATGGATGAAAGAGGACGTATAGATGTAAATGATCATTTAGAAACTTCTGTAGAAGGCGTTTACGCAATTGGTGATGTTGTTAAAGGAGCAATGTTAGCACATAAGGCAGAAGAAGAAGGTGTTTATGTAGCAGAACACATGAATGGACAAAAACCACATATCAATTATAAATTGATTCCTGGTGTTGTTTATACATGGCCAGAAGTTGCATCTGTTGGTTATACTGAACAAGAACTTAAAGAATCTAAGAGAGCATATAAAGCGGGTTCTTTCCCATTTAGAGCATCTGGAAGAGCAAGAGCATCTATGGATATTGATGGCTTAGTAAAAGTACTTGCAGATAAAGAAACAGATGAGATTTTAGGTATGCATATTATTGGGCCACGTGCTGCTGATATGATATCTGAAGGAGTTGTAGCGATGGAATTTAGAGCTTCTGCTGAAGATATATCTAGAATGTCTCACGCACATCCAACGTATTCTGAAGCTATCAAAGAAGCATGCTTGGCAGCTACAGATGATAGAGCATTGAATATGTAA
- the odhB gene encoding 2-oxoglutarate dehydrogenase complex dihydrolipoyllysine-residue succinyltransferase: protein MSLQMNVPAVGESITEVTVARWLKEDGEAVELDDVLCELESDKATFELVAESDGILKISPEAQEDAVLEIGALLCTIEEGEGAPKKAASSTVAEPTVSAPSESPKATGQVLEMVVPTVGESITEVTIASWAKEDGDFVELDDLLCEIESDKATFELTAEESGILRIIAQEDETLEIGAPICKIEVMEGGAPQAAATPAVEATSAASTSSDKTYATGHASPAAAKILAEKGIDVATVKGTGVDGRITKEDAEKAQKVAAPAPSKAKKETAAPSAPAPVAGERAQRREKMTALRKTVARRLVSVKNETAMLTTFNEVDMKPVMDLRKKYKEMFKDKHEIGLGFMSFFTKAVTVALQEWPAVNAFIDGNQLVYNDYADISIAVSAPKGLVVPVIRNAESLSLAAIEKEVRRLALKARDNKLTIPEMEGGTFTITNGGVFGSMLSTPIINAPQSAILGMHNIVERPVAINGEVHIRPIMYVALSYDHRIIDGRESVSFLKRVKELLEDPIRLLLDV, encoded by the coding sequence ATGAGCTTACAAATGAATGTTCCAGCTGTCGGTGAATCTATCACTGAAGTAACTGTCGCAAGATGGTTAAAGGAAGATGGAGAAGCAGTTGAATTAGATGATGTGCTTTGTGAACTTGAATCTGACAAAGCTACTTTCGAGTTAGTTGCTGAAAGTGACGGGATATTAAAAATATCTCCAGAAGCACAAGAAGATGCAGTATTAGAAATTGGTGCATTGCTTTGTACAATTGAAGAAGGTGAGGGAGCTCCTAAGAAAGCAGCTTCTTCTACAGTAGCAGAACCAACGGTATCTGCTCCCTCAGAAAGTCCAAAAGCAACTGGTCAAGTTCTTGAAATGGTTGTTCCTACAGTAGGTGAATCTATCACTGAGGTAACAATTGCATCTTGGGCAAAAGAAGATGGAGATTTTGTTGAGTTAGATGATCTACTTTGCGAAATTGAATCTGATAAAGCTACATTTGAATTGACAGCTGAAGAGTCTGGTATCTTAAGAATCATTGCTCAAGAAGATGAGACTTTAGAAATCGGTGCTCCAATTTGTAAAATTGAAGTAATGGAAGGTGGTGCGCCTCAAGCTGCTGCTACTCCTGCAGTAGAAGCAACAAGTGCAGCCTCAACTTCATCAGACAAAACTTATGCAACTGGACATGCGTCTCCAGCGGCAGCTAAAATATTAGCAGAAAAAGGTATTGATGTTGCTACTGTAAAAGGTACTGGCGTTGATGGGCGTATTACAAAAGAAGATGCAGAAAAAGCACAAAAAGTAGCAGCTCCTGCACCATCAAAAGCTAAGAAAGAAACGGCAGCTCCTTCTGCTCCGGCTCCTGTTGCAGGTGAAAGAGCTCAACGAAGAGAGAAAATGACGGCTTTACGTAAGACTGTTGCTCGTCGTTTAGTTTCTGTGAAGAATGAAACAGCTATGTTAACTACCTTTAACGAGGTAGATATGAAGCCAGTAATGGACCTTCGTAAGAAATACAAAGAAATGTTTAAAGACAAGCATGAAATTGGATTAGGTTTCATGTCATTCTTTACAAAAGCAGTAACTGTAGCATTACAAGAGTGGCCTGCAGTAAATGCATTTATTGATGGAAATCAATTAGTATATAATGATTATGCTGATATTTCTATTGCTGTGTCTGCACCTAAAGGGTTAGTTGTTCCTGTAATCAGAAATGCTGAATCTTTAAGCTTAGCAGCAATCGAGAAAGAAGTGAGAAGATTAGCACTTAAAGCTCGTGATAACAAACTGACTATTCCAGAAATGGAAGGAGGTACATTTACTATTACAAATGGTGGTGTATTTGGATCGATGTTGTCAACACCAATTATTAATGCTCCACAATCGGCTATCTTAGGTATGCATAATATCGTAGAACGTCCAGTAGCTATTAATGGTGAGGTTCATATTCGTCCAATCATGTATGTTGCTCTTTCTTATGATCACCGTATTATTGATGGTCGTGAATCAGTAAGTTTCTTGAAACGAGTGAAAGAACTTCTTGAAGATCCAATCAGATTATTATTAGACGTTTAA
- a CDS encoding GNAT family N-acetyltransferase — protein MIIKEVTFNSPEHKLAVNLRSDVLRKPLGLEFSEEELSEEFDSYHLVAMNDSDEVVACLVLKPISPQEIKMRQVAVRDDQRGKGLGSLMVQFSEIFAFDNGFETMTLHAREVAEKFYNKLNYEKVGDLFEEVGIPHYKFKKKLV, from the coding sequence ATGATTATCAAAGAAGTAACCTTTAATTCACCTGAGCACAAATTGGCGGTTAATTTACGTAGCGATGTTTTACGTAAACCCCTTGGCTTAGAATTTTCAGAAGAAGAATTGTCAGAAGAGTTTGATAGCTATCATTTAGTAGCTATGAATGATTCTGATGAGGTTGTTGCTTGCCTAGTATTAAAACCAATTTCTCCTCAGGAAATTAAAATGAGACAAGTTGCCGTGAGGGATGATCAGAGAGGTAAAGGTTTGGGCTCTTTGATGGTTCAGTTTAGCGAAATTTTTGCATTTGATAATGGATTTGAAACAATGACATTACATGCAAGAGAAGTAGCGGAGAAATTCTATAATAAATTAAACTACGAAAAAGTAGGTGATTTATTTGAAGAAGTAGGTATCCCTCATTATAAATTCAAAAAGAAATTAGTCTAG
- a CDS encoding 2-oxoglutarate dehydrogenase E1 component, translating into MDKYSYIANAHGDYIEQMYEAFKQDPDSIDESWKRFFEGFEFSLEKFGENPELDAKTNSNGTSKPVTGGISEEMLQKEVAVRQLINAFRSRAHLLSDTNPVRKRKDRHARLELEDFGLSTADLSTTFSAGSYLGMGSATLKDILARLKQIYFGHIGFEFMSIREPEVLSWIQDKIENEYPAHDFSPEDKKRILGKLNEAVVFENFLHTKFVGQKRFSLEGGESSIVALDTAIFTGAELGVEEVVIGMAHRGRLNVLTNVMGKTYEEVFNEFEGQAVPDETMGDGDVKYHLGFSSQIETHNGKKVRLDLSPNPSHLEAVDPVVLGVVRAKVDSIYDNDPKRILPILIHGDAAIAGQGIVYETVQMSNLEGYGVGGTIHFVINNQVGFTTDFDDARSSIYCTDVSQLIESPVLHVNGDHPEEVAYAMKLAVEFRQRYNRDIFVDMVCYRRHGHNEADEPKFTQPKLYNIIAKHQNPREIFFKKLVEKGEFDAQLAKQMDKEFRRLLQDRLNEIRQHPLPYRPQELEIQWKQLKRGKEADFDESPDSSISKTTIEAVGHALTTVPEGFKPLKQIDKLITERKEMFFDKKIFNWAAAELLAYGSVLLDGNIVRLSGQDVQRGTFSHRHAVLNDAETNEKYNSLQHISKLQGPFYIYNSLLSEYGVLGFEYGYAMANPSALTIWEAQFGDFSNGAQTTIDQFITSGESKWGRSNGLVMLLPHGYEGQGPEHSNARPERYLQLAAQHNIVVGNFTTPANFFHAIRRQLTWDFRKPLIVMTPKSMLRHPKCISPEADFTKGKFEEVYDDVLVKDPKKVEKVLMCTGKIYYDLLERKEKENRDDVAIIRVEQIHPFPEKKVNKILKRYSNRKSLKWVQEEPVNMGYWTFIMRSFRNEEELIKMKLVSRKPSASPATGFPKVHKTELERIVSVAFDKEDL; encoded by the coding sequence ATGGACAAATATTCCTACATCGCAAACGCTCATGGCGACTACATTGAACAAATGTACGAGGCATTCAAGCAAGATCCAGATTCAATTGACGAATCATGGAAACGATTTTTTGAGGGGTTTGAATTTTCATTAGAAAAATTCGGAGAAAACCCTGAGTTAGATGCTAAAACAAACTCAAACGGAACAAGCAAGCCTGTAACTGGTGGTATTTCGGAAGAAATGTTACAAAAAGAAGTTGCAGTAAGACAATTGATCAACGCGTTTAGATCAAGAGCTCACTTATTATCTGATACGAACCCTGTTCGTAAACGTAAAGACAGACATGCTCGTTTAGAATTAGAAGATTTCGGTTTATCTACCGCAGATCTATCAACAACTTTCTCAGCAGGTTCTTATTTAGGAATGGGATCTGCAACGCTAAAAGATATTCTAGCTAGATTAAAACAAATTTATTTCGGTCACATCGGTTTTGAATTTATGTCAATCCGTGAACCTGAAGTATTATCATGGATTCAAGATAAAATCGAAAATGAGTACCCTGCTCATGATTTTTCTCCTGAAGACAAAAAGAGAATACTAGGTAAACTGAATGAAGCTGTAGTATTTGAAAACTTCTTGCATACAAAATTTGTAGGTCAGAAGAGATTCTCTTTAGAAGGTGGTGAATCATCTATCGTAGCATTAGATACTGCAATTTTCACAGGTGCTGAATTAGGAGTTGAAGAAGTAGTTATAGGTATGGCACACCGTGGTCGTCTAAATGTATTGACGAACGTGATGGGTAAAACTTATGAAGAAGTTTTCAATGAATTTGAAGGACAGGCAGTTCCCGATGAAACAATGGGAGATGGTGATGTAAAATATCACTTAGGATTCTCATCTCAAATAGAAACACACAACGGTAAGAAAGTACGTCTTGATTTATCTCCAAACCCTTCTCACTTAGAAGCAGTTGATCCTGTAGTTTTAGGTGTTGTAAGAGCAAAGGTAGATTCAATTTACGACAATGATCCAAAACGTATTCTACCAATCTTAATACATGGTGATGCAGCAATTGCTGGTCAAGGTATTGTTTATGAAACAGTACAAATGTCGAACTTGGAAGGTTACGGTGTAGGTGGTACTATCCACTTCGTAATTAATAACCAAGTTGGATTTACAACTGACTTTGATGATGCTCGTTCTTCGATTTATTGTACCGACGTTTCTCAGTTAATTGAGTCGCCAGTATTACACGTAAACGGAGATCACCCAGAAGAAGTAGCTTATGCTATGAAATTGGCAGTTGAGTTTAGACAACGTTATAACAGAGATATCTTTGTTGATATGGTATGTTACCGTCGTCACGGACACAACGAAGCAGATGAGCCAAAATTCACTCAGCCAAAGTTATATAATATCATTGCGAAACATCAGAACCCTCGCGAAATTTTCTTCAAGAAATTAGTAGAAAAAGGTGAATTTGATGCTCAACTTGCTAAGCAAATGGATAAAGAATTCCGTCGCTTATTGCAAGATCGTTTAAATGAGATTAGACAACACCCACTTCCTTATAGACCACAAGAATTGGAAATCCAATGGAAACAATTAAAACGTGGTAAGGAAGCAGATTTTGATGAATCTCCAGATTCTTCAATCTCTAAAACAACAATTGAGGCAGTAGGGCATGCTTTAACAACTGTACCAGAGGGTTTTAAACCTCTTAAGCAAATTGATAAGTTAATTACTGAGCGTAAAGAAATGTTCTTCGATAAGAAGATATTTAATTGGGCTGCAGCAGAACTATTAGCTTACGGTTCGGTGTTATTGGATGGTAATATTGTTCGATTGTCAGGACAAGATGTTCAACGTGGTACTTTCTCTCATAGACATGCAGTCTTAAATGATGCAGAGACAAACGAGAAATACAACAGTTTACAACATATTAGTAAACTTCAAGGACCATTTTACATTTACAATTCATTATTGTCTGAATATGGCGTTTTAGGTTTTGAATATGGCTATGCTATGGCAAACCCTAGTGCTTTAACGATATGGGAAGCTCAATTTGGAGATTTCTCTAATGGTGCACAGACAACAATTGACCAGTTTATCACATCTGGGGAAAGTAAATGGGGTAGAAGTAACGGGTTAGTAATGTTACTTCCACACGGTTATGAAGGTCAAGGACCTGAGCATTCAAACGCTCGTCCTGAAAGATATTTACAATTGGCAGCTCAGCACAATATTGTAGTGGGTAATTTTACAACTCCAGCTAACTTCTTCCATGCAATTAGAAGACAGTTAACTTGGGATTTTAGAAAGCCATTAATTGTAATGACACCAAAATCTATGCTTCGTCACCCTAAGTGTATATCTCCAGAAGCAGATTTCACTAAAGGTAAATTTGAAGAAGTATATGATGATGTACTTGTAAAAGATCCTAAGAAAGTAGAAAAAGTACTTATGTGTACTGGTAAAATCTATTATGATCTTTTAGAACGTAAGGAAAAGGAAAATAGAGATGATGTTGCTATCATTCGTGTAGAACAAATCCATCCTTTCCCTGAGAAGAAAGTAAATAAAATTTTGAAAAGATATTCGAACCGTAAATCATTGAAATGGGTACAAGAAGAACCTGTTAACATGGGATATTGGACGTTTATCATGAGATCGTTTAGAAACGAAGAAGAGTTGATTAAGATGAAGTTGGTTTCTCGTAAACCAAGTGCATCTCCAGCAACAGGTTTCCCTAAGGTTCATAAAACTGAATTGGAAAGAATCGTTTCTGTAGCGTTCGATAAAGAGGACTTATAA
- a CDS encoding transporter substrate-binding domain-containing protein yields MKLYLLLLFIFSPIILFSQNSGTERRTILENHILRVGVREDPPFVIKGIDGTFYGLSIDLWHMVAEDLHLVYEFVEYEHMPGLILGLSRRQIDISANPMPVSSTRIRQLDVTYPFMTTSLGVVVLKDKQDQLTIFFSNLFSVGFMKLLFTLVIIVCLFGTLVWWVEKKYNAKDFRDGIEGIMDGIWWSTVTITTVGYGDKTPKTTIGRVISMVWMFVAISLISSFTATITSTLTLNQLEAKIKSVSELRKMKGNIGVTAHSGAESYLLKHQINPSTFSNPNEGLLALESGKIVAFVHDKPIMRYLIKERNGEDLFEISQANFKQNYYSFFMPRNSKLYKKINSEIVDNIDKDSWHRLLKKYNMDEIN; encoded by the coding sequence ATGAAACTATACTTATTGCTACTATTCATTTTTTCTCCAATTATATTATTCTCTCAAAATTCTGGTACTGAAAGAAGAACAATTCTAGAAAACCACATTTTAAGAGTTGGTGTGAGAGAGGACCCTCCCTTTGTTATTAAAGGGATAGATGGAACTTTTTATGGGTTAAGTATAGATTTATGGCACATGGTTGCTGAAGATTTACATTTAGTATATGAGTTTGTTGAATACGAACATATGCCTGGTTTAATTTTAGGTTTATCTAGAAGACAAATTGATATTTCAGCTAATCCAATGCCTGTAAGTAGTACAAGGATAAGACAACTTGATGTCACCTACCCTTTCATGACTACCTCCTTAGGTGTTGTTGTTCTTAAAGACAAACAAGATCAATTGACTATCTTCTTTTCTAACCTATTTTCGGTTGGTTTCATGAAACTTCTTTTCACTTTAGTTATTATTGTTTGCCTTTTTGGTACTCTAGTATGGTGGGTTGAAAAAAAGTATAATGCGAAAGATTTTAGGGATGGAATTGAAGGGATAATGGATGGTATATGGTGGTCAACAGTTACAATTACAACGGTTGGTTACGGTGACAAAACACCCAAAACAACGATAGGAAGAGTTATTTCTATGGTTTGGATGTTTGTAGCCATTAGTTTAATATCTAGCTTTACAGCAACTATTACTTCTACTTTGACATTAAATCAATTAGAAGCTAAAATAAAATCTGTTAGCGAATTAAGAAAAATGAAGGGTAACATAGGCGTTACTGCACATTCTGGCGCTGAAAGCTACCTATTAAAACATCAAATAAATCCATCAACTTTTTCTAACCCTAATGAAGGGCTTTTAGCTTTAGAGAGTGGGAAAATTGTAGCTTTTGTTCATGATAAACCCATAATGCGTTATCTTATTAAAGAACGAAATGGAGAAGATTTATTTGAAATATCACAAGCTAATTTCAAACAGAATTATTATTCCTTTTTTATGCCTAGAAATAGTAAACTATATAAGAAAATCAACTCAGAAATAGTTGATAACATTGATAAAGATTCTTGGCATAGACTTCTTAAAAAATACAATATGGATGAGATCAATTAA
- a CDS encoding YraN family protein gives MRSINTTAQKRFGTNGENIASKYLIDKGYTLLKRNYKYSYNEIDIICKKDRFLVFVEVKTRSSNDFGFPENHVSKKQINNITNAAIHYMETNNNSNYLVRYDIISITYTSNTIDIKHIEDAFY, from the coding sequence ATGAGATCAATTAACACAACTGCTCAAAAACGATTCGGAACAAATGGAGAAAATATTGCATCAAAATACTTGATTGATAAAGGTTACACCCTTTTAAAAAGAAATTACAAGTACAGCTATAACGAGATTGATATTATTTGTAAAAAAGATCGATTTCTAGTTTTTGTTGAAGTAAAAACTAGATCTTCAAATGACTTTGGATTCCCTGAAAATCACGTTTCTAAAAAACAGATCAATAATATAACAAATGCGGCTATTCATTACATGGAAACTAATAATAACTCAAATTATTTAGTTAGATATGACATCATTAGTATTACCTATACATCAAATACAATTGATATAAAACATATTGAAGATGCTTTTTATTAA